The sequence CATTACCTCGGGAGAAACAAGACCTTTGGTTACGGACAATGCGCTTTCATACTATGTAGTAAAAAGATTCAAGCAAAGCGGAAGAGACTCATTGTGGCTTGACACGTATCAGACTGAGGTTGCATCCACGGGAACACATACAGGGAACCAGCTGGTCATATCCAACATAAAAAGCATTAAAGGAGAAAACAATGAAGAAATTGGCATGCTTATCCTTAATGTAAAAGAATCCTACATATACAGTCTTATATCGGAAATAAAGCTTCCCGATGAAGGGCAGCTGTATATTGTCGGAAAAGACGGCAATTATGTAATGAATCCATTTAACAGGCTTCAAAATGGGAAAGTGGATTATGTAAAATATGAGTTGTATATTGAAGAAATATTAAAGAAAAAAAACGGAACATTTATAAAAAAAATAGATGGAAGGGATTACTTGCTGGCCTTCCAGACGATTGACAGCATAAACGGTATTGAACTGGGATGGACGGTATTCGGGATGACACCGGTTGATATCATAACGTCGGGTATTGAAAGTACCCAAGATATTTTGTATGAGATTGGGTTGATATGCGTTATCGCAGGATTTGTGATTTCTCTGCTGATTACAAGGCTTTACAATGCTCATCTGGAAAAGAGATATGAAAGAAAGCACTCCATTATTATGGAAAGGGAGAGGCTTGCATCTTTGGGACAGCTTATGGGCGGAATAGCACAGAGTTTTAAAGCTCCAATTATGTCAATATCGGATGGACTTGATGAATTAAACAGTCTTGTGGATGAATATGAAAAATCCATAGAAAACGAAAATGTGTCGGATGAGACAAGGCATGAGATTGCTTCCAGGATGAGAGAGTGCCTGGACAAGATAAAACCGCATTGTTCGTATATTTCCGATGAAATATCTGCCGTAAAGGGGCAGGCTGTCAATTTCAACGATTCGACAGACGGAATTTTTACTGTTGATGAATTGATTAAAAATGTAAAACTGCTCATGAGCCATGAGATTAAATTCTGGAATTGTGAAATGAACGTGGAACTTAAAGTAAGCGGAGACACCTCGATAAGAGGAGAAATAAACAATATGACTCAGGTAATGAATAATATAATTACCAATGCCATTGAAGCCTATAACGGCAAAGGAGGAAAAATTGATTTAATATTCAGCAAAAAAGGACATAATTTGGAGATAACCGTAAGAGATTATGGATGCGGAATCCCCGAAAGCGTAAAAAGCAAACTGTTTAAAGAAATGGTGACGACCAAGGGTTCAAAAGGTACGGGTATAGGCGTGTATATGGCCTATTCCACCATAAAAGGAAAATTCGGAGGAACCATGACCATTGACAGCAAGGAAGGGAAGGGAACCTCCGTAAATATCACCATACCCTTAAAGGATAAAGATTTTACTCCACCGTAATACAGCTAAATA comes from Acetivibrio thermocellus ATCC 27405 and encodes:
- a CDS encoding sensor histidine kinase yields the protein MSKEMKAPEKIKSVFKRFNIKTINKQIRLNIVFGLIVLISTMLLGYLSFDMISDAMIRHAGADNLELVKQITKNIETVMTGFDDISNEILTNENFDRLVKMHVTLDDEHKKAANRRSIESILNGYTNTRTDIADIAVVTNTGEYITSGETRPLVTDNALSYYVVKRFKQSGRDSLWLDTYQTEVASTGTHTGNQLVISNIKSIKGENNEEIGMLILNVKESYIYSLISEIKLPDEGQLYIVGKDGNYVMNPFNRLQNGKVDYVKYELYIEEILKKKNGTFIKKIDGRDYLLAFQTIDSINGIELGWTVFGMTPVDIITSGIESTQDILYEIGLICVIAGFVISLLITRLYNAHLEKRYERKHSIIMERERLASLGQLMGGIAQSFKAPIMSISDGLDELNSLVDEYEKSIENENVSDETRHEIASRMRECLDKIKPHCSYISDEISAVKGQAVNFNDSTDGIFTVDELIKNVKLLMSHEIKFWNCEMNVELKVSGDTSIRGEINNMTQVMNNIITNAIEAYNGKGGKIDLIFSKKGHNLEITVRDYGCGIPESVKSKLFKEMVTTKGSKGTGIGVYMAYSTIKGKFGGTMTIDSKEGKGTSVNITIPLKDKDFTPP